A genomic segment from Pseudorca crassidens isolate mPseCra1 chromosome 4, mPseCra1.hap1, whole genome shotgun sequence encodes:
- the OTOP1 gene encoding proton channel OTOP1 — MMPEGQGAPASPQAFRSSPDRGSSGHAACPPPQLPAPGPPESPESPAPRRGAIRASFPQKLAEALSSQYGLNVFVAGLLFLLAWAVHASGVGKSDLLCFLTALMLLQLLWMLWYVGRSSAHRRLKDTHAGARWLRGSITLFAVITVILGCLKIGYFVGFSECLSATEGVFPVTHAVHTLLQVYFLWGHAKDIIQSFKTLERFGVIHSVFTNLLLWANSILNESKHQLNEHKERLITLGFGNITIVLDDHTPPCNCTPPTLCSAISHGIYYLYPFNIEYQILASTMLYVLWKNIGRKVDSHQRQKMQFRSHGVMLGSVLGLTALAATIGVVVVYLIWIGRSKTGSESALIMFYLYAIILLVLMGAAGLAGIRIYRLDEQSLDESKNPARKLDADLLVGTASGSWLISWGSILAILCAESCPLYTWYNLPYSILVVVEKYIQNLFIIESIHREPEKLSKDIRTLQVVTVCNGNATSLPSSCFESRPAAGDMVPQDSEMPHAANGNMCLREVGSKEEEEKSWEGALGPACHAHFLQGNAQRRVLRNIAAFLFLCNISLWIPPAFGCRPEYDNGLEEIVFGFEPWIIVVNLAMPFSIFYRMHAAASLFEVYCKI, encoded by the exons ATGATGCCCGAGGGCCAGGGGGCGCCTGCCTCTCCCCAGGCGTTTCGGAGCAGCCCGGACAGGGGCTCGTCGGGACACGCAGCCTGCCCGCCGCCCCAGCTCCCGGCCCCGGGGCCCCCGGAGTCCCCGGAGTCCCCGGCCCCTCGTCGGGGCGCCATCCGCGCCAGCTTCCCGCAGAAGCTGGCGGAGGCGCTGAGCAGCCAGTATGGGCTGAACGTGTTCGTGGCGGGGCTGCTGTTCCTGCTGGCCTGGGCCGTGCACGCCTCGGGCGTGGGCAAGAGCGACCTGCTGTGCTTCCTCACGGCGCTcatgctgctgcagctgctctgGATGCTGTGGTACGTGGGCCGCAGCTCCGCGCACCGCCGCCTCAAGGACACGCACGCCGGCGCGCGCTGGCTCCGCG GTAGTATCACGTTGTTTGCAGTCATTACCGTCATCCTGGGATGCCTTAAAATTGGGTACTTCGTTGGATTTTCTGAATGTTTATCAGCCACAGAAGGAGTTTTCCCTGTTACCCATGCGGTACATACTCTGTTGCAG GTGTACTTTCTTTGGGGGCACGCAAAGGATATCATCCAGTCTTTCAAAACACTGGAAAG GTTTGGGGTGATCCACTCAGTGTTCACCAACCTGCTTCTTTGGGCGAACAGCATCCTGAATGAGTCAAAGCACCAACTTAACGAGCACAAGGAACGGCTCATCACCCTGGGCTTCGGGAACATAACAATAG TTTTAGATGACCACACGCCTCCATGTAACTGCACACCCCCGACCCTCTGCTCTGCCATCTCCCACGGGATCTACTACCTCTACCCTTTCAACATAGAATATCAGATACTGGCCTCCACGATGCTCTACGTCCTGTGGAAAAACATCGGGCGCAAAGTTGACAGTCATCAGCGTCAGAAGATGCAGTTCAGGTCTCACGGGGTCATGCTGGGCTCGGTACTGGGCCTGACCGCACTGGCTGCCACCATTGGGGTCGTGGTGGTGTATCTGATTTGGATCGGGCGTTCCAAAACCGGGAGCGAGTCAGCACTCATCATGTTCTACCTGTATGCCATCATCTTGCTCGTACTCATGGGGGCGGCAGGGCTGGCTGGGATCCGGATTTATAGGCTAGATGAGCAATCACTAGACGAGTCCAAAAATCCGGCCCGCAAACTGGACGCAGACCTGTTGGTGGGCACTGCCTCCGGCTCCTGGCTCATCTCCTGGGGCTCCATCCTGGCCATCCTCTGTGCCGAGTCCTGCCCCCTGTACACCTGGTACAACCTGCCCTACTCCATCCTGGTGGTTGTTGAGAAGTACATCCAAAACCTCTTCATCATTGAGTCCATTCACCGAGAGCCGGAGAAGCTCTCCAAGGACATCAGAACCCTGCAGGTGGTCACAGTCTGCAATGGCAATGCCACATCCCTCCCTTCTTCTTGCTTCGAGAGCAGACCTGCAGCCGGGGACATGGTTCCCCAGGACAGCGAGATGCCACATGCGGCCAATGGAAATATGTGTCTGAGAGAAGTTGGTagcaaagaggaagaggagaagagctGGGAAGGGGCCCTGGGCCCAGCCTGCCACGCCCATTTCCTGCAGGGCAATGCCCAGAGAAGAGTCTTAAGGAATATTGCAGCCTTTTTGTTCCTCTGCAATATTTCG CTCTGGATCCCTCCCGCCTTTGGCTGCCGCCCCGAGTATGACAACGGATTGGAGGAAATTGTCTTTGGCTTTGAACCCTGGATAATAGTGGTCAACCTGgccatgcctttttctattttctaccgAATGCACGCAGCTGCCTCCCTCTTTGAGGTCTATTGTAAGATATAA